TCGCAAGGCTATTCGGTCGATCGACCATGTCTCAGTCCGAGAGGACGCTGGTCTGCATGTCTGTAAGAAGCTTGGACGCGGTGACGCGGCTCACGTTCTGGACCCGACATTGTTGGCTCAGCCTGCTTGCTTTCGAAAACTGTTACCTCTGGCGTCTGTCCCAGAGGAAGATCGTGAACCAACACTGCTGGTATATTGGTTGAATGCCTATCAAAATAGTGACTGGCCTCTGCGTGAAATGGAGAGATTAGCCGAGGCAAAAAGCCTTAAGTTGCAGATCATCCCTTTACAGGGGACTGAGTTACTTGCTCCAGAGATTCATACTTACGTACCAAATCCTTCAAGCTGGTTAGATGCTTTTGCCAATGCTGAGTGCGTTTTGACGAATTCCTTTCACGGAACGGCTTTTTCGATTATCTTCAACCGACCATTTGTCGTGCTGCCAAAATCAAAAGATCCTCAGGCACACGGGAGTGAGCGATTCCGTTCTCTTTTGGGCAAACTGGATTTGGAAAGTAGAATTATCCATGACCGCTCGTATAGCTCGTTAACGCGTGTATTAGAGGAACAGATCGATTGGGAGAGTGTAGAGACCAAGCTTGCTTCCGAACGTAGCAAGTCTTTAGACTTTTTAAAGAGAGCTTTGGTCAGTTGAAGTTAAGGTATCGAGTTTGAGCTCACACCGATGAGAAACCAAGTTTCAGAGATAATTGACTCAAATTGTGTCTCGAAGGTTACACGATTCCATTATAAATGATTATAGAATCTTGTGGGCTGATTTTTACTCGAATACCTAATTTAAATCATCTATGAAAATACTGGTTCTTCACAGGCGTATGTCTGGTTATTTTGTTGGATGTTTGAATCGGCTTGTGAATTTGAAAGTGCAGCTTGAGATTGTTGCGTGGCCAAATCAAGCGGATGCTCCTTTCAGTGGAAAGGTCTTAGAGAATTTCCGTAGTGTCAGAAATCGAAATGAGTTTTCAGATTCGGCTCTGCTGCAAATGGCGGAAGAGTATGGTCCTGACATTGTGTTAGTTGCCGGCTGGTCCGATGCTGGTTACGTCAAGGTATGCAGAGCGCTGAAGTCTAAGGGGGTTCTAATCGTTTCAGGTTGTGATACCCAATGGAAAGGTTCTCTTCGTCAGCATATCGCGAGTGCCATTGCTCCTTGGCATGTGCAACAGTTTATCGACGTATTGTGGGTGTCCGGCGAACGGCAGCGTCAACTCGCCGCCAAGCTCGGCTACGCCGGTGATCGCTGCTGGGATGGGTATTATGCGTGTGACTGGAATCTTTTTTCTGCTGAAGCAGAAAAAAGATTCCAGTCACAGAGGCCTGAGAGCTTAGAGCTGAGGCCTGAGGAAACTTCCCCTCAAGTTTCTAGCCTCAAATCTCAGCCCTCAAGCCTCAGCTCTCAAGTCTCAATTAAAAGCTTCGCTTTTGTCGGCCGCTATGCGCCGGTCAAGGGACTTGATACCCTCGCTGAAGCTTATCGGATCTATTCCGCGCAGGTGGAGTCGCCTTGGAAGTTGATTTGTGCGGGCAAAGGGGAGTGTCGGGAGCAGTTAATTGATGCGGGTGCCGAGGATCGGGGCTTTATTCAGCCAGACGATTTGCCCTCGTTGCTGGCTGAAGCATCTGCGTTTATTTTACCGAGCCGCTTCGAGCCCTGGGGCGTTGTGGTGCAGGAGGCAGCTGCGACGGGGCTGCCAGTGATTGTTTCTGATATCTGTGGTGCTGGCGTTCATTTGCTGCGTGATCGCTGGAATGGTCGGAGCTTTGCGGCTGGCGATGCCGCGCATCTAGCTGAGTGCCTGCTGTGGATGCATCAGCAATCTGACGAACAGCTCGCGGAGCTGGGGCGCAATAGTTTTGAGCTTTCCAAACAATATACTCCAGAGCGCTGGGCACGGACGCTAATTGAAGGGCTGAGGGGGCTGAGGGCTGAGGGCTGAGACTTGAGGGGGCTGAGGGCTGAGACTTGAGGGGTGAGATTACTTTTATCTATGAATGAAAGTGAGCGTAAGCAGGCATTACGAATACGAACAAAGCGGTTTGCTGGGCAGGTTGTGCGATTATTTGTGAAGCTGGATCGTCGACGTGAAGAAATTTCAATATTGGGCAAGCAGATGATTCGATCTGGGACTTCGGTGGGTGCCAATTATCGCGAAGCCAGTCGTGCTCGCAGTGATGCTGAGTTTATCGCAAAGATAGAATTATGTGTCCAAGAAGCTGATGAAACTCAGTATTGGCTTGAACTCTTAAACGAAGATTGCGGAATCTCTACTGACTTGACTCAGCCTTTATGGCACGAAGCCGACGAGCTCATTAGTATTTTCATCACCATGTCCAAAAACACAAAAAAACGACGAGCAGAAGAAAAATAGCCTCCCCTTCCGCCCTCAGCTCTCACCCTTCCGCCCTCAGCTCTCACCCTTCCGCCCTCAGCTCTCACCCTTCCGCCCTCAGCTCTCACCCTTCCGCCCTCAGCTCTCTAGTCTCACCTCTCTAAGCATCTTTATGCAGCCCCGATCACATCATCACAGTCCTCCCGCAGCTTGGCAACCGATGAATCGCCCGACGAGTAAGGCGCAGCAGCGCAGTGCGTTTACGCTGAAGAATATTTTTCGAAATGGCCTGTTCATTGCGGTGGTTTTTTTCCTGAATAAATTGGGCCCGCCGGGGTCGTTGCTGGGCTATCTTTGCCTCTTTGTCATGGCGTCGCGAAGCACTGAAGGTGCCATCAAAGCGCTGTCGTTGGGAGCCTTATTTATTGTCGCTAATTCCTACCTGGTTTCGATTAATTTTGTGCATACTTATCTGCGTTTTCCTCTGGTGGCGGTGGCAGGATTACGTATTTTCTGGGATGCATATCGTCGTTCACCGAAAGTATTTTTCCAAGGGCACCTCATTGCACTTTTACTTTTTGGAGGTGTCTCGTTACTGTGTGCTTTTATTAATCAATACTTCTTTATGGTTAGCTTTCTGAAGCTGGGAGTCTTTGTTTATGGCGTTTATGCGATCATGGTGGGCACCGACCTCGGTCGTACTTCGGGGTCTGACTTAACTGTTTGGTTCTGTTCGATGGTCTTGTTTTATATTGCTGGTAATTTATTGGCGTACGCTTTGGGGGTGGGGTACACATTTCGAGGGCGATTAACTGAAGCAGGTGGGTCACTAGGTCTAGCAGGAATGACAAATCACCCGCAGACTCAGGGGCCCTTATCTGCAATTTCTTCGATTTATGCTATTTGTGTATTCTTATATACACCTTACCGGTTGCGTTGGTTGATGGCTTTAGCTGCACCCGTCTTATTGGTGCTTTGTTATTTGAGTGCTGCTCGAACCGGAATTTTTGCTGTGGCCCTAGCAATTTGTTTAATTCTTGGAATTACCATTCTGCTTAGCCAAGGGCGTAAGCGTATACGCTTGAATATTTCAATTCCTCAGCTGATCTTGATGATTTTTGGAGGAACTGTAGGTCTCTTTTTGCTGGAAGTGTTTACAGGTGGCGCTTTGAGTTCAAAATTCAGTGAATTTGCTTTGAAAGCTATTCGCGAAGGCGGAGGGAGCAGTTTTAGTTTTAGTCAGATGTTTGAATCACGGATGCCACTGATTGAACAATCATTGTATGGTTTTCATCAAAGTCCATTGACTGGAATAGGTTTTGGGACTGAATTGGACCCTTTATGGGCTGCAACCGCGACTCTGTTCACTGCGCCAACGGAAAAAGGTTTTTTGCCAACTGCTATATTAGAGGAAACTGGAATATTTGGTACTTTTTGTTTTGTTGTATTTTTGATTTTGTTTTTCAAAAATTATTTGAGTAAGCGCAATGTTGTGGCAATTGGGGTGATGGCATGTTTCTTATTGCTCAATCTCGGGGAGATGATGTTTTTTGCCCTCGGAGGTATGGGGCTGTATTGCTGGTCGATTTTAGGTGCTGCGATTGCGCTGGGTGATCGAGTTGTGGAGCGAGGGTAGAGGGCTGAGGGCTGAGAGCTGAGGGCTGAGGGCTGAGGGCTGAGGGCTGAGGGCTGAGGGCTGAGGGCTGAGGGATACTTTACTTTTTGTTCTACGTTCGTCCTCTTGGTCTTTGAACATTACTTTATTTAGTCTTATTTTTTAGCTCTGATGCGCTTAAAACTTTTTATTACCAACGACGCGTATTTACCTGGCTTTCGCTTTGGGGGACCTGTGCGGTCTTTAGCGAATTTGGTGGATTGGCTGGGGGCGACTTACGAAATCTATATTTTTACTAAGGATCGTGATTTGGGCGATTCCCGAGGCTATCCGGAGATTCCTGCGAATCAGTGGCTGCAGCGTGAAAACGTGCGGGTCTTTTATGCCAGCCCGGAGCAGCATACTGCGCAGCGCGCAGGTATTGAATTGGCCAGTATTCAGCCCGATGTCGTCTACCTCAATGGCCTGTGGGAAGGGATGACGCGTGGTCTTCTAAAGTCTCGCTTACCGAGTGCGCGCTATGTGATCGCCCCGCGCGGGGCACTGGGCGCTGGGGCCTTGGCGATTAAGCCCTGGAAAAAGAAATTGGGACTTTTGCTGATGCGCGGCTCTTTAAAGAATTTGGTCTGGCATGCGACGGCCGACAGTGAAGTTACCGAAGTCCGACAGGTGATTGGACCAGACGAAACGGTGTATCTTGCTTCGAATTTATTGGAGCGTCGAGTGGCAAATGCAGTTGAACTGCTGCCGGCAGAGAGGGCTGCTGGACCGATTCGCTTCGTCTCGTTCTCGCGCTTATCACGTAAGAAGAATTTTGATTATTTGCTGCGTTGCCTGCAGGCGGTGCGGGGGCCGTTTAGCTTGGATATTATTGGGCCTGAAGAGGATCCTGTCTATACGGAGGAACTCAATGACTTGGCAGGTCAATTAGCCACCGATCAGGTGGTCCGCTTTTTGGGTGGAAAGTCGCCTGCCGAGCTACAAGCATTGCTGCCCAGCTACGATTTTTTTGCTTTGCCCACGCAACATGAGAACTTTGGCCATGTCTTTGTTGAGGCTTGGGCTGCGGGGCTCCCAGTCATTATCAGTGATCAAACTCCATGGCGGGATCTGGAATCGAAGGGCATCGGCTGGGATATCGCGTTATCCGATACGCAGCGCTGGAGGAATGTCTTAGAGCATTGCATACAAATTAGTTCGGAGGAGATTCATAAAATGAAATTAAATGCCGCTCAATTTGCTTCCGCGCTGGCTTTGAATCAACCTATAGATAGTTATCAGCGGATATTTGAGGGCTGAGAGGTGAGGGCTGAGGGCTGAGAGGTGAGGGCTGAGGGCTGAGAGGTGAGGGCTGAGGGCTGAGAGGTGAGGGTATCATCAGG
The nucleotide sequence above comes from Coraliomargarita algicola. Encoded proteins:
- a CDS encoding polysaccharide pyruvyl transferase family protein, encoding MKVGIVTNYEWLKQWGNYGTLFQNYALQEVLRDLGHESYWIRTTNSRPFTFSERCRNLGLKLLTNPSELLKQLKGEKHLHADISPANPRIIQFNADHHRSFEEFMSSHLGLSEREYGGEELRHSPPEADAFIVGSDNVWAQVSPAYFLQFGSASTKRIAYAVSSNWETLSPYWYARARKAIRSIDHVSVREDAGLHVCKKLGRGDAAHVLDPTLLAQPACFRKLLPLASVPEEDREPTLLVYWLNAYQNSDWPLREMERLAEAKSLKLQIIPLQGTELLAPEIHTYVPNPSSWLDAFANAECVLTNSFHGTAFSIIFNRPFVVLPKSKDPQAHGSERFRSLLGKLDLESRIIHDRSYSSLTRVLEEQIDWESVETKLASERSKSLDFLKRALVS
- a CDS encoding glycosyltransferase family 4 protein, giving the protein MKILVLHRRMSGYFVGCLNRLVNLKVQLEIVAWPNQADAPFSGKVLENFRSVRNRNEFSDSALLQMAEEYGPDIVLVAGWSDAGYVKVCRALKSKGVLIVSGCDTQWKGSLRQHIASAIAPWHVQQFIDVLWVSGERQRQLAAKLGYAGDRCWDGYYACDWNLFSAEAEKRFQSQRPESLELRPEETSPQVSSLKSQPSSLSSQVSIKSFAFVGRYAPVKGLDTLAEAYRIYSAQVESPWKLICAGKGECREQLIDAGAEDRGFIQPDDLPSLLAEASAFILPSRFEPWGVVVQEAAATGLPVIVSDICGAGVHLLRDRWNGRSFAAGDAAHLAECLLWMHQQSDEQLAELGRNSFELSKQYTPERWARTLIEGLRGLRAEG
- a CDS encoding four helix bundle protein translates to MNESERKQALRIRTKRFAGQVVRLFVKLDRRREEISILGKQMIRSGTSVGANYREASRARSDAEFIAKIELCVQEADETQYWLELLNEDCGISTDLTQPLWHEADELISIFITMSKNTKKRRAEEK
- a CDS encoding O-antigen ligase family protein — its product is MNRPTSKAQQRSAFTLKNIFRNGLFIAVVFFLNKLGPPGSLLGYLCLFVMASRSTEGAIKALSLGALFIVANSYLVSINFVHTYLRFPLVAVAGLRIFWDAYRRSPKVFFQGHLIALLLFGGVSLLCAFINQYFFMVSFLKLGVFVYGVYAIMVGTDLGRTSGSDLTVWFCSMVLFYIAGNLLAYALGVGYTFRGRLTEAGGSLGLAGMTNHPQTQGPLSAISSIYAICVFLYTPYRLRWLMALAAPVLLVLCYLSAARTGIFAVALAICLILGITILLSQGRKRIRLNISIPQLILMIFGGTVGLFLLEVFTGGALSSKFSEFALKAIREGGGSSFSFSQMFESRMPLIEQSLYGFHQSPLTGIGFGTELDPLWAATATLFTAPTEKGFLPTAILEETGIFGTFCFVVFLILFFKNYLSKRNVVAIGVMACFLLLNLGEMMFFALGGMGLYCWSILGAAIALGDRVVERG
- a CDS encoding glycosyltransferase, coding for MRLKLFITNDAYLPGFRFGGPVRSLANLVDWLGATYEIYIFTKDRDLGDSRGYPEIPANQWLQRENVRVFYASPEQHTAQRAGIELASIQPDVVYLNGLWEGMTRGLLKSRLPSARYVIAPRGALGAGALAIKPWKKKLGLLLMRGSLKNLVWHATADSEVTEVRQVIGPDETVYLASNLLERRVANAVELLPAERAAGPIRFVSFSRLSRKKNFDYLLRCLQAVRGPFSLDIIGPEEDPVYTEELNDLAGQLATDQVVRFLGGKSPAELQALLPSYDFFALPTQHENFGHVFVEAWAAGLPVIISDQTPWRDLESKGIGWDIALSDTQRWRNVLEHCIQISSEEIHKMKLNAAQFASALALNQPIDSYQRIFEG